A single genomic interval of Sceloporus undulatus isolate JIND9_A2432 ecotype Alabama chromosome 2, SceUnd_v1.1, whole genome shotgun sequence harbors:
- the LOC121921962 gene encoding E3 ubiquitin-protein ligase TRIM39-like isoform X2: MGAAAPAPAPARDPLEEEAICSICLEYFKDPVTIECGHNFCHACLTQWWRELGTVETSCPQCREKVLQRNLRPNRQLANLVEIMRNVRLQRTMRAEGKERVCGKHQEPFKLFCKDHETSICLVCDKSTEHENHKVIPLEEALEAYKDQIWNLLETLKKEREKILAFKTETEQESQDLINQTETEKRKTVLAFRQMHQFLEEQEKLLLAQMEETEKEISAKREEHLAILSDELSSLEGLIQEMDEKQQQPAGELLQDIGSFLKGHEKKAFENHVAFPRALKWKIWDFCDMNPFLEAVIKKFRANVTLDPETAHPCLILSEDHRTVTWENNYQDLPDNLKRFDQFPCVLGCEGFTGGRHFWEVTVGSEEAWDVGVARKSVERKGPFPYGPKEGIWFMGKWGNVYMASDPSDALVLTLKEEPKRIRVTLNCEGDRLAFHNADTAALIFDYPPTSFSGETLLPFFFVVHKAHLMISP; encoded by the exons ATgggtgctgctgctcctgctcctgctcctgctagGGATCCCCTTGAGGAAGAAGCCATTTGTTCAATTTGCCTGGAGTATTTCAAGGATCCTGTGACCATAGAATGTGGGCACAATTTCTGCCATGCCTGCCTGACCCAGTGGTGGAGGGAGTTGGGGACTGTGGAGACCTCCTGCCCTCAGTGCAGAGAAAAAGTTCTGCAAAGGAACCTCAGGCCAAATCGGCAGTTAGCCAACCTTGTAGAAATAATGAGGAATGTCAGGCTTCAGAGGACTATGAGAGCAGAAGGCAAGGAGAGAGTCTGTGGGAAGCACCAGGAGCCTTTCAAGCTCTTCTGCAAGGACCATGAAACTTCCATCTGTCTGGTGTGTGACAAGTCAACGGAGCATGAAAACCACAAGGTGATTCCTCTGGAGGAGGCCTTGGAAGCATACAAG gatCAAATTTGGAATTTGCTGGagactctgaagaaggagagagaaaaaattctgGCATTCAAAACAGAGACAGAACAGGAAAGCCAAGATTTGATT aaccaaacagaaacagagaagagaaaaactgtACTTGCATTCAGACAAATGCACCAGTTTCTAGAAGAACAAGAGAAGCTTCTGCTGGCCCAGATGGAAGAGACGGAGAAGGAGATTTCAGCCAAAAGAGAGGAACATCTGGCCATCCTTTCAGATGAACTCTCCTCTCTCGAGGGACTCATCCAGGAGATGgatgaaaagcagcagcagccggCAGGTGAACTCCTCCAG GATATTGGAAGCTTCTTAAAGGG gcATGAGAAGAAGGCGTTTGAGAATCATGTGGCTTTTCCTCGTGCTCTGAAATGGAAGATCTGGGACTTCTGTGACATGAATCCCTTTCTGGAGGCTGTCATCAAGAAATTCAGAG CAAACGTGACTCTGGATCCAGAGACAGCACATCCTTGTCTCATCTTGTCTGAGGATCATCGAACTGTGACATGGGAAAACAACTATCAAGATCTTCCTGACAATCTGAAGAGATTTGACCAATTCCCTTGTGTGCTGGGCTGTGAGGGATTCACAGGAGGCAGGCATTTTTGGGAAGTCACTGTGGGAAGTGAGGAGGCATGGGATGTGGGAGTGGCCAGGAAATCTGTGGAGagaaaaggccccttcccctatGGTCCCAAGGAAGGGATCTGGTTCATGGGGAAGTGGGGAAATGTATACATGGCCTCTGATCCCTCTGATGCTCTTGTTCTGACCCTGAAGGAGGAGCCTAAGAGGATCCGGGTGACCCTGAACTGTGAAGGGGATCGGTTGGCCTTTCATAATGCAGACACAGCAGCTCTGATCTTTGACTacccaccaacttctttctcaggAGAGaccctcctccccttcttttttgtGGTCCATAAAGCCCACCTGATGATCTCTCCATAA
- the LOC121921962 gene encoding zinc finger protein RFP-like isoform X1, protein MGAAAPAPAPARDPLEEEAICSICLEYFKDPVTIECGHNFCHACLTQWWRELGTVETSCPQCREKVLQRNLRPNRQLANLVEIMRNVRLQRTMRAEGKERVCGKHQEPFKLFCKDHETSICLVCDKSTEHENHKVIPLEEALEAYKDQIWNLLETLKKEREKILAFKTETEQESQDLINQTETEKRKTVLAFRQMHQFLEEQEKLLLAQMEETEKEISAKREEHLAILSDELSSLEGLIQEMDEKQQQPAGELLQDIGSFLKGHEKKAFENHVAFPRALKWKIWDFCDMNPFLEAVIKKFRDTLESGLHQKKANVTLDPETAHPCLILSEDHRTVTWENNYQDLPDNLKRFDQFPCVLGCEGFTGGRHFWEVTVGSEEAWDVGVARKSVERKGPFPYGPKEGIWFMGKWGNVYMASDPSDALVLTLKEEPKRIRVTLNCEGDRLAFHNADTAALIFDYPPTSFSGETLLPFFFVVHKAHLMISP, encoded by the exons ATgggtgctgctgctcctgctcctgctcctgctagGGATCCCCTTGAGGAAGAAGCCATTTGTTCAATTTGCCTGGAGTATTTCAAGGATCCTGTGACCATAGAATGTGGGCACAATTTCTGCCATGCCTGCCTGACCCAGTGGTGGAGGGAGTTGGGGACTGTGGAGACCTCCTGCCCTCAGTGCAGAGAAAAAGTTCTGCAAAGGAACCTCAGGCCAAATCGGCAGTTAGCCAACCTTGTAGAAATAATGAGGAATGTCAGGCTTCAGAGGACTATGAGAGCAGAAGGCAAGGAGAGAGTCTGTGGGAAGCACCAGGAGCCTTTCAAGCTCTTCTGCAAGGACCATGAAACTTCCATCTGTCTGGTGTGTGACAAGTCAACGGAGCATGAAAACCACAAGGTGATTCCTCTGGAGGAGGCCTTGGAAGCATACAAG gatCAAATTTGGAATTTGCTGGagactctgaagaaggagagagaaaaaattctgGCATTCAAAACAGAGACAGAACAGGAAAGCCAAGATTTGATT aaccaaacagaaacagagaagagaaaaactgtACTTGCATTCAGACAAATGCACCAGTTTCTAGAAGAACAAGAGAAGCTTCTGCTGGCCCAGATGGAAGAGACGGAGAAGGAGATTTCAGCCAAAAGAGAGGAACATCTGGCCATCCTTTCAGATGAACTCTCCTCTCTCGAGGGACTCATCCAGGAGATGgatgaaaagcagcagcagccggCAGGTGAACTCCTCCAG GATATTGGAAGCTTCTTAAAGGG gcATGAGAAGAAGGCGTTTGAGAATCATGTGGCTTTTCCTCGTGCTCTGAAATGGAAGATCTGGGACTTCTGTGACATGAATCCCTTTCTGGAGGCTGTCATCAAGAAATTCAGAG acacTCTGGAATCTGGACTTCATCAgaaaaaag CAAACGTGACTCTGGATCCAGAGACAGCACATCCTTGTCTCATCTTGTCTGAGGATCATCGAACTGTGACATGGGAAAACAACTATCAAGATCTTCCTGACAATCTGAAGAGATTTGACCAATTCCCTTGTGTGCTGGGCTGTGAGGGATTCACAGGAGGCAGGCATTTTTGGGAAGTCACTGTGGGAAGTGAGGAGGCATGGGATGTGGGAGTGGCCAGGAAATCTGTGGAGagaaaaggccccttcccctatGGTCCCAAGGAAGGGATCTGGTTCATGGGGAAGTGGGGAAATGTATACATGGCCTCTGATCCCTCTGATGCTCTTGTTCTGACCCTGAAGGAGGAGCCTAAGAGGATCCGGGTGACCCTGAACTGTGAAGGGGATCGGTTGGCCTTTCATAATGCAGACACAGCAGCTCTGATCTTTGACTacccaccaacttctttctcaggAGAGaccctcctccccttcttttttgtGGTCCATAAAGCCCACCTGATGATCTCTCCATAA